The Zingiber officinale cultivar Zhangliang chromosome 2A, Zo_v1.1, whole genome shotgun sequence genomic sequence AGGCTGTCCGCCATAACCACCTCTGCCTCGCCCACGGTAACCCCGGCCTCTGCTGCGGCCATAGGCACCTCTAGCGAATCCTCGACCTCTACTGTCCCAGTTTCCATCATTATAATTGGATGGACGGTTACCTGAATACACACACAATTGAGTCGTTTAAGTACTTTTTAGTTTGCATCTATCAGATAATAGCTCACAAGGTTACTTCATGCGTACCACGAGCCCTTCCTCTACCACGTCCACCACGGCCTCTTTCACGACCAGAAGGAGAGTCTTCTGTATCAGTAGTGATGATGTCAGAACCGAAGTTGCATGAGTATTTAATTGGGTATAATTGATTGCAGATCAATGCACAGATTTACCTCCTTCATAGTTGAATTCAGCCAAGGGTTTCACCTGATCTCTGGGCAAAGGAGGTTGATACCTAGCAAATGAAACATGAGGACTAATGAGAAGCAAATTTCAAGGGACAAGATATGTAGTTACTCTAGCAGTAAGATTCTTCTAACATGGAAAGATTTTTGATTCACAACATTGTAAAAGGTGGCAGAACAGAAAACAAATAACATAGTCTTTAGCTTGTGATTTTCATCAATTGGAGTTACTTATATTTTTCTCATTTAcaggagaaaaaaaatgaaattaagaagaaTATCAACAGAAAAAAGACATTAAACTCTAATATAACAAGGGAATGTCTCAAACGATTTCTCAAAGTCACTCCCAAATAGTATttattctcttctaaaaattattgATAGAAAGCAGTCCTAAATAAGGATCCCATTGTTAAATCAATAACAGCCAAAAATATgccaattggatggaaaatataacCCAATTGTCTAAAATAATTTATATGAGAAATCATAGCACCCAAAAGAAAATACGGGACAAAAAACATAGCATTCTTATTCCAACAGGAAGAACCAATTGACAGAGAATAACGAATTGACTGTGGTTCAGCAATTTAAACAAAAGCACAGAAAATAAACTTTTAATTTCAACTATCATTGACACATTTGTGAGATTTGAGGAATTCAATTACCCAACAGCAGATATATCCAGTTCTGTCTTTGACAAAGTTATGCTGATTACTGAAACATGTCTAGTAGTCTCCAGCCTGGAAAATTGTATAGTTAGTAATTAGGCAATATTTCCGTGATCAAATTTTGACTTTGTGAAACAAATTCAACTATGCTGCTACACTACACACCAACTtttctccaaattttcaaattttaatattcAACAAAAATAGCTACTTACGGTAGTAAGCCTTCCTCTAATGGTTCCCATGTGTCAGTTATGTCTGTGGATCCAATCACAGTATTTTGATGAAGATCAACTATCCTTCTCTGAATCATCATTATAGGTAAAATCCAATGAGTTGAACAACTTTCATTTAATTTTGTCTGGCAAACTGAACCAGAATTCTTTTTAGAGAATACTAATCTTTTTAGAGCAGAAGACAATAGAAACCACAAAGGGAATACCTTGATCAATTCTACAATCATAACAGTCTTATTGATAGCTCTCCCCATCGCCTTCAAGACAatatcatttgaatttttttcctttagaaatgaaggaaagaAGAACATCAACAATACTAAAAACAACCAAACTCCAGAACTAGTAGGTGAATGATTGTGTGAAAATGTCAGTCAAGGAAACATTAGAAAAACATGGAAATAGTGGAATTATTGAAGCATTAGGAAGTAAGCATACATGATTTCATCTCTGAGATGCAGCACTCATGAGAGCAAAATATGGTCGTATTGA encodes the following:
- the LOC122042658 gene encoding 5'-3' exoribonuclease 2-like isoform X1, with protein sequence MDRYQRVEKPREETPINENEIRITTLGRMRNYITYATSLLQEKNSNDIVLKAMGRAINKTVMIVELIKRRIVDLHQNTVIGSTDITDTWEPLEEGLLPLETTRHVSVISITLSKTELDISAVGYQPPLPRDQVKPLAEFNYEGEDSPSGRERGRGGRGRGRARGNRPSNYNDGNWDSRGRGFARGAYGRSRGRGYRGRGRGGYGGQPDYQQENSGYAYNDEAPIRNRGRGGYGGQPDYQRENSGYAHNDEAPIPNRGRGGYGGQPDYQQENSGYAYNDEAPIRNRGRARGRGPARGRGGNSRPNGSIRESTGA
- the LOC122042658 gene encoding uncharacterized protein LOC122042658 isoform X2, producing the protein MDRYQRVEKPREETPINENEIRITTLGRMRNYITYATSLLQEKNSNDIVLKAMGRAINKTVMIVELIKRRIVDLHQNTVIGSTDITDTWEPLEEGLLPLETTRHVSVISITLSKTELDISAVGYQPPLPRDQVKPLAEFNYEGEDSPSGRERGRGGRGRGRARGNRPSNYNDGNWDSRGRGFARGAYGRSRGRGYRGRGRGGYGGQPDYQQENSGYAYNDEAPIRNRGRARGRGPARGRGGNSRPNGSIRESTGA